The Flavobacterium faecale genome has a segment encoding these proteins:
- a CDS encoding type II toxin-antitoxin system RelE/ParE family toxin codes for MDIKFQKEYLSDLYQGIVKPYKEFKSNPQLVKQYVKTINVLKSVTRIEQLYKIKSLHYEKKEGDLKGVSAVYVNKQYRVLFHEVASTSDDLKIDVLEIEDLSKHYEK; via the coding sequence ATGGACATAAAATTTCAAAAAGAGTACTTGTCCGACCTTTACCAAGGAATTGTAAAGCCGTATAAAGAATTCAAATCCAATCCTCAATTGGTTAAACAATATGTAAAAACGATTAATGTGTTGAAATCCGTCACTCGCATTGAACAGTTATATAAAATTAAAAGTTTGCATTATGAAAAAAAAGAAGGTGACCTCAAAGGGGTTAGTGCGGTTTATGTCAATAAGCAGTACCGCGTTCTTTTTCATGAAGTAGCTTCTACTTCAGATGATCTAAAAATCGATGTATTAGAAATCGAAGATTTAAGTAAACATTACGAAAAATAA
- a CDS encoding HigA family addiction module antitoxin, with product MTTTTITPLIATHPGTILVDEIEANDYSQIEFAKLIGFNRSQLNEIIKGKRNINAETALLLEKALGIDADFWLEMQKNYDLDIARITEKNKLRLEAIEIWNVIKNFIPISFFKKEKIISGDPCLDIERIKTVYQVSNIDQLATMSVQSNFARFKKSTKLHADVVNIMGWVKLVKFRASETNVISFNHESKEDLIKTLKHILFENKDVLKKVQKCLSEYGIKLIYQEKGDKTPVDGVSFWSNGNPAIGMTLRHKRLDNFAFTLFHELGHVYEHLVNNNQAEFIDLNSKNEDGDYKNSNEEKEANLFAQNELINPEDWTQYKRDNYKINQDEAIVPFSMRIKTHPSIVRGRACFELDDFKTYTTIDNAIH from the coding sequence ATGACGACGACAACTATAACTCCGCTAATTGCTACACACCCAGGCACTATTTTAGTAGATGAAATTGAGGCAAACGACTATTCTCAAATAGAATTTGCAAAACTCATAGGCTTTAACCGCAGCCAACTCAATGAAATCATAAAAGGAAAAAGAAACATTAACGCCGAAACAGCATTGCTATTAGAAAAAGCCCTTGGCATTGATGCTGATTTTTGGCTCGAAATGCAAAAAAACTACGACTTAGACATAGCTCGCATCACAGAAAAAAATAAATTACGTTTAGAAGCAATAGAAATTTGGAATGTAATCAAGAATTTTATTCCTATTTCTTTTTTTAAGAAAGAAAAAATAATTTCAGGAGATCCATGTTTAGATATCGAGCGTATTAAAACTGTTTATCAAGTCTCAAACATAGACCAATTGGCAACTATGAGTGTGCAAAGTAATTTTGCAAGATTTAAAAAATCGACAAAGCTTCATGCAGATGTGGTAAATATTATGGGATGGGTTAAACTAGTGAAATTTAGAGCTAGTGAAACAAATGTAATTTCTTTTAATCATGAAAGTAAAGAAGACTTAATTAAAACCTTAAAACATATTCTGTTCGAAAATAAAGATGTACTAAAGAAAGTACAAAAATGTCTTTCAGAGTATGGTATAAAGTTGATTTACCAAGAAAAAGGAGATAAGACACCAGTTGACGGAGTTTCTTTCTGGAGTAATGGAAATCCAGCAATTGGAATGACTTTGAGACACAAAAGATTGGACAATTTTGCTTTTACCTTATTTCATGAACTAGGGCATGTTTACGAGCATTTGGTAAACAACAATCAAGCAGAATTTATCGATCTTAACAGTAAAAATGAAGACGGTGATTATAAAAATTCTAACGAAGAGAAAGAAGCAAATCTTTTTGCGCAAAATGAATTAATCAATCCCGAAGATTGGACTCAATACAAGCGAGATAATTATAAAATCAATCAAGATGAAGCGATAGTACCATTTTCAATGAGAATCAAAACACACCCAAGTATTGTGAGAGGAAGAGCTTGTTTCGAATTAGATGATTTTAAAACCTACACAACGATTGACAATGCAATTCACTAA
- a CDS encoding MFS transporter has protein sequence MFKALESRNFKIFFYGQSISVIGTWLQKTAVSWMVYSITNSVFLLGLVMFFSMIPSLFLSPLAGSFLKKYDRHRTMIVLQFMAMFQAGLMALVFYTKTYNIELIMALSLFQGIINSFDMICRQTMMVEIVDNKDNLANAVALNTSLSNFARIAGPALAGIILHRFGADVCFIGNFLSYLPVLCSLFLMRLTYQPKLNHKIEILNDFIEGLDYVKKEADMGKMLLLLVCSSLFVTSFITLLPVFAKDIFSGNAQTFSWFESSAGIGSLLSAIYLTNLKQGTDVTKITLAATLLLGSSMILLSFAPNLLVALVCTTLCGLGMMAQTSSINIYIQLKSASHMRSRSISYFIMAYQGMLPIGSLLIGILSHNIGTRLTVTLQGILCIVAAIVFLIFKNKTKEEEVTPIVHHPEKMPSK, from the coding sequence ATGTTTAAAGCATTAGAATCTAGAAATTTTAAAATATTCTTTTACGGTCAGTCCATTTCTGTGATTGGGACCTGGCTGCAAAAGACTGCCGTGAGTTGGATGGTGTACAGCATCACCAATTCGGTGTTTTTATTAGGACTTGTGATGTTTTTCAGTATGATACCGTCGCTATTCCTATCGCCCTTGGCAGGTAGTTTCTTAAAAAAGTATGACAGACACAGAACCATGATTGTTTTACAATTTATGGCCATGTTTCAAGCAGGATTAATGGCATTGGTTTTTTATACCAAAACCTATAATATCGAATTAATCATGGCATTGAGCTTGTTTCAAGGCATCATTAACTCTTTTGACATGATTTGTAGGCAAACCATGATGGTTGAGATCGTTGACAACAAAGACAATCTAGCCAATGCTGTAGCATTAAATACAAGCTTGAGCAACTTTGCCCGAATTGCAGGACCAGCTCTTGCCGGAATTATTTTGCATCGATTTGGCGCAGATGTTTGTTTTATTGGTAATTTCTTGAGCTACCTACCTGTATTGTGCTCTTTGTTCCTGATGCGCCTAACGTACCAACCCAAACTAAATCATAAAATTGAAATACTAAATGATTTTATCGAAGGTCTTGATTATGTAAAAAAAGAAGCTGATATGGGCAAAATGCTGCTTTTACTAGTCTGTAGTAGTTTGTTTGTCACCTCATTTATAACCTTATTACCTGTTTTTGCCAAAGACATCTTCAGTGGTAATGCGCAAACCTTTAGTTGGTTTGAAAGCTCGGCAGGAATTGGATCTCTTTTGTCAGCCATCTATTTGACCAATTTAAAACAAGGGACAGATGTGACCAAAATTACCCTTGCTGCTACGCTGCTATTGGGTTCTAGTATGATTTTATTATCCTTTGCTCCAAACTTACTAGTTGCGCTTGTATGCACCACGCTTTGTGGACTTGGTATGATGGCACAAACATCCTCAATCAATATCTATATACAATTAAAGAGTGCTTCACACATGCGCTCACGAAGCATAAGCTACTTCATCATGGCATACCAAGGAATGCTACCGATTGGGAGTTTGCTCATCGGAATTTTGTCGCACAATATAGGCACACGCCTTACGGTTACCCTTCAAGGCATCCTTTGTATTGTAGCTGCTATTGTGTTTCTGATTTTTAAAAACAAAACGAAAGAGGAAGAAGTTACCCCTATAGTTCATCATCCTGAAAAAATGCCGTCTAAGTAG
- a CDS encoding asparaginase encodes MQSKSKILLIYTGGTIGMSKDFETGALVAFNFSQLLQQVPELKLIDCEIETVSFEIPIDSSNMNPEILGTLAAMIEKNYALFDGFVVLHGSDTMAYTASALSFMFENLAKPVILTGSQLPIGDLRTDAKENLITAIQVASLREAGRSVIQEVCLYFEYKLYRGNRTTKVNAEHFQAFNSPNYPCLVESGVHLKSNVALLLQKEFNSELKVQYALDTNVAILKLFPGISEAVLSAMLSIKGLKGIVLETYGSGNAPTEEWFLNLIRKAINNGLYIVNVTQCSAGSVMMGQYETSTELKNIGLISGKDITTEAAITKLMYLLSQDKSPAEFKISFEKSLRGELTE; translated from the coding sequence ATGCAGTCCAAAAGTAAAATACTTTTAATCTATACCGGTGGAACCATTGGTATGAGCAAAGACTTTGAAACAGGTGCTTTGGTAGCTTTTAATTTCAGTCAACTACTGCAACAAGTGCCGGAGCTCAAACTAATCGATTGCGAAATTGAAACGGTTTCTTTTGAAATTCCGATTGATTCGTCCAATATGAACCCTGAAATTTTGGGTACTTTGGCAGCGATGATCGAAAAAAATTATGCGCTTTTTGATGGATTTGTCGTTCTTCATGGGTCAGATACCATGGCTTATACGGCATCGGCATTGAGTTTTATGTTCGAAAACCTTGCTAAACCTGTCATTCTCACAGGTTCACAATTGCCTATAGGTGACTTGCGCACAGATGCCAAAGAGAATCTTATCACGGCCATTCAAGTTGCGTCCTTACGTGAGGCGGGTAGGAGTGTGATACAAGAAGTTTGTCTTTATTTCGAATATAAATTATACCGCGGTAACCGTACAACCAAAGTAAATGCCGAACATTTTCAGGCATTTAATTCACCCAATTATCCTTGTTTAGTCGAGTCGGGTGTTCATTTAAAATCAAATGTTGCCTTACTTTTACAGAAGGAATTCAATAGTGAATTGAAAGTTCAATATGCTTTGGATACCAATGTGGCTATTTTAAAACTTTTTCCCGGAATTAGCGAGGCGGTTTTGTCTGCTATGCTTTCGATAAAAGGCTTGAAAGGAATTGTTCTAGAAACCTACGGATCAGGGAATGCACCTACCGAAGAATGGTTTCTGAATTTAATTCGAAAAGCAATCAATAACGGTTTGTATATCGTTAACGTAACCCAATGTTCTGCCGGTAGTGTAATGATGGGGCAATATGAAACTAGTACCGAATTGAAAAATATCGGATTAATTTCGGGCAAAGACATCACCACCGAAGCTGCAATTACCAAATTGATGTACTTGTTGAGTCAAGATAAATCACCAGCTGAATTCAAAATTTCGTTCGAAAAATCCCTTCGAGGCGAATTGACCGAATAA
- a CDS encoding 1-acyl-sn-glycerol-3-phosphate acyltransferase: MQKFDAIRPFYDTEVNAVFKKLLYHPMMKSLMDFSFPDDEDASWRKLLAKTHSIRDFQCNFIYQSVQTLLKKSSEGLSTSGFEKLEKGEPYLFISNHRDILLDTTLLNASLFEHELVMTASAIGDNLVKKSFLMDLARLNRNFLVQRGLAPREMLQSSKILSEYIGHLINHENRSVWIAQREGRTKDGNDATNPGILKMLAMGSDEANLIDYFKKIKIVPVSISYEYDPTDALKMPQIIAEANNEVYVKEENEDFMTILSGALGQKKHIHIHIGDVLTDTLDKIGKENDNTNKQIQAIAQAIDDSVLRNYRLWPTNYIACDIVNNNTDYADYYTEDQKVLFIRRMEKRIDTDNAVALQGFLNMYANPVLNCHKYQNAVQK; the protein is encoded by the coding sequence ATGCAAAAATTCGACGCAATTCGACCTTTTTATGATACGGAGGTAAACGCAGTTTTCAAAAAACTACTGTACCATCCGATGATGAAATCTTTAATGGATTTCTCTTTCCCTGATGATGAGGATGCATCATGGAGAAAGTTGTTGGCCAAAACACATTCTATACGTGATTTTCAATGCAACTTTATCTATCAATCGGTACAGACATTGTTGAAGAAAAGTTCTGAAGGACTTTCTACTTCTGGCTTTGAAAAACTTGAAAAAGGAGAACCTTATCTTTTTATCTCGAACCACAGAGATATTTTGCTTGATACCACTTTGTTAAACGCGTCTTTGTTTGAGCACGAGTTGGTTATGACTGCCTCGGCTATTGGAGACAATTTGGTCAAAAAATCATTTTTGATGGATTTGGCACGTTTAAACCGTAATTTCTTGGTGCAAAGAGGTTTGGCTCCGAGAGAAATGCTACAAAGTTCCAAAATACTGTCGGAGTATATTGGCCATTTAATTAATCACGAGAATCGTTCGGTATGGATCGCACAACGTGAGGGTAGAACCAAAGATGGGAATGATGCTACCAATCCTGGTATTTTGAAAATGCTAGCGATGGGATCTGATGAAGCAAACTTGATTGATTATTTCAAAAAAATTAAAATTGTACCTGTTTCAATATCATACGAATACGATCCTACAGATGCCTTAAAAATGCCACAAATTATTGCTGAGGCAAACAATGAGGTATATGTAAAAGAGGAAAACGAAGATTTTATGACCATACTAAGTGGTGCATTGGGGCAAAAGAAACACATTCACATACATATTGGTGATGTTTTGACCGATACCCTTGATAAAATTGGTAAAGAAAATGACAATACCAATAAACAAATTCAGGCTATTGCCCAGGCGATAGACGACTCTGTTTTACGTAATTATAGACTATGGCCTACTAATTATATTGCTTGCGATATCGTGAACAACAACACGGACTATGCGGACTATTATACTGAGGATCAAAAGGTACTTTTTATTCGAAGAATGGAAAAACGTATCGATACAGATAATGCAGTTGCATTGCAAGGATTTTTAAATATGTATGCTAACCCAGTTTTGAACTGTCATAAATATCAAAATGCAGTCCAAAAGTAA
- a CDS encoding TatD family hydrolase — MILTDTHTHLYSEEFNEDRNQMIERAIDAEVSRFFIPAIDSSYTASMYELEKSYPENIFLMMGLHPTHVKENYQEELQHVIEELEKRKFYAIGEIGIDLFWDKTHLKEQQDAFRTQIQLAKKYQLPIVIHCRDAFDEVFAVLEEEKSDELFGIFHCFTGTHEQALQAISYNMKLGIGGVATFKNGKIDQFLHEIDLQHIVLETDSPYLAPVPFRGKRNESSFVVNVAQKLAEIYNVPIEEIAEKTTENSKAIFGI; from the coding sequence ATGATCCTTACCGACACCCACACCCATTTATACTCAGAAGAATTCAATGAAGATCGAAACCAGATGATTGAGCGTGCTATTGATGCTGAAGTGTCTCGTTTTTTTATTCCGGCCATCGATTCTAGTTACACAGCATCCATGTATGAATTAGAAAAAAGCTATCCTGAAAATATATTTTTGATGATGGGTTTGCATCCTACACATGTAAAAGAAAATTATCAGGAAGAATTGCAGCATGTGATCGAAGAATTGGAGAAAAGAAAATTCTATGCCATTGGCGAAATCGGAATCGACTTGTTCTGGGACAAAACCCATTTGAAGGAACAGCAAGATGCTTTTCGAACTCAAATACAATTGGCCAAAAAATATCAGTTACCTATTGTGATTCATTGTCGTGATGCTTTTGACGAAGTTTTTGCTGTTTTGGAAGAAGAAAAGTCCGATGAATTGTTCGGAATATTTCACTGCTTTACGGGTACACATGAGCAAGCACTTCAGGCGATCTCCTATAATATGAAATTAGGAATTGGAGGAGTGGCTACATTTAAAAATGGTAAAATAGATCAGTTTTTACATGAAATTGATTTGCAACACATTGTCTTAGAGACAGATTCACCTTATTTAGCACCGGTTCCCTTTCGAGGAAAAAGAAATGAAAGCAGTTTTGTTGTGAATGTTGCGCAAAAATTGGCTGAAATATATAATGTGCCTATCGAAGAAATAGCCGAAAAAACTACAGAAAATTCTAAGGCCATTTTTGGTATTTAA